A region from the Methanobrevibacter sp. genome encodes:
- a CDS encoding helicase C-terminal domain-containing protein: MSWQYSSYSKINPEVKKHFPFENPRKDQLETVSEIADAVNQGYKYIVLEAGTGTGKSAIAAALAGMSDSSYILTITKQLQDQYLRDFNDISLVKGRMNFKCLHYLNKSCGEGKCIAEGFECRFSLKNRKDEIRPDNTCPYYYQKYLALNARTVISNYYYMFLELNYVGDFQKRNLLIFDEAHNLESALMDELTLEFSKSDLKEYLNFNLTDEKIEELNAYGCSNWIGFISEIKEMYQEELNRLISLNRDELLEKIAFIRHQINDSNRFIDHIARDPEIWIFDWDEESQTAQFKPLKIDNYAKATLFDFADVCLFMSGTILDYRLFAQWLGISQSEIYAIRRESPFDIKNNPIMAFDDYNLSRNFINANAPKTIKTINEILNRHENEKGIIHTVSGKCRDFLMDNLDSSRLIAHDSDNRSEILEEFISSDEPLVLISPSMGEGVDLPGDLCRFQIMYKLPFPDWGDRQINQRTSIDREWYDYKTCLSLVQIHGRGMRYDGDYCISYFIDNRFKSYVRGILPDSFLPDSFKSSIRGFEVDLIEKQKLIEMGEGYVEDRDYEPAIRFFSELLDNDLFVNDAYPYFNLSKLYCETELYEDELQIIFRFLNSGIKSEKQDYFNERLKELSDMGYI; this comes from the coding sequence ATGTCATGGCAATACAGCAGTTATTCAAAAATTAACCCTGAGGTTAAAAAGCACTTTCCTTTTGAAAATCCAAGAAAAGATCAGCTTGAAACAGTTTCTGAAATAGCTGACGCTGTAAATCAGGGATATAAATACATTGTACTTGAAGCCGGAACAGGAACCGGCAAATCAGCAATAGCTGCCGCATTGGCCGGCATGTCAGACTCATCATACATTTTAACCATCACCAAGCAGCTGCAGGACCAGTATCTGAGGGACTTTAATGATATTTCACTTGTCAAGGGCCGCATGAACTTTAAGTGTCTGCATTATTTAAATAAGTCTTGCGGCGAGGGAAAATGCATAGCCGAAGGTTTTGAGTGCAGGTTCTCACTTAAAAACAGGAAGGATGAAATACGTCCTGACAACACGTGCCCGTATTACTATCAGAAATACCTTGCATTAAATGCCAGAACAGTCATTTCAAACTATTATTACATGTTTTTGGAGCTTAATTATGTGGGGGACTTTCAGAAAAGGAATTTGCTGATTTTTGACGAGGCCCATAATTTGGAGTCTGCATTAATGGATGAGCTGACTTTGGAGTTTTCAAAAAGTGATTTGAAGGAATACCTTAATTTCAATCTGACAGATGAAAAAATCGAAGAGTTAAACGCTTATGGCTGCTCAAATTGGATTGGTTTTATTAGCGAGATTAAAGAAATGTATCAGGAGGAGTTAAACCGTCTCATAAGCTTAAACAGAGATGAGCTTTTAGAAAAAATAGCATTTATAAGACATCAGATCAATGACTCCAACCGTTTTATTGACCATATTGCAAGGGACCCTGAAATATGGATTTTCGACTGGGATGAAGAAAGCCAGACCGCACAGTTTAAGCCTTTAAAAATTGACAACTATGCAAAGGCCACCCTCTTTGACTTTGCCGATGTCTGTCTGTTTATGAGCGGAACGATTCTTGACTATAGGCTGTTTGCCCAGTGGCTTGGAATATCCCAAAGTGAAATTTACGCAATCAGGCGGGAAAGTCCTTTTGATATTAAAAATAATCCCATAATGGCTTTTGATGATTATAATCTCTCAAGAAATTTTATAAATGCAAATGCTCCAAAAACCATTAAAACTATAAATGAAATCTTAAATAGGCATGAAAATGAAAAGGGAATTATTCACACGGTCAGCGGGAAATGCAGGGATTTTTTAATGGACAACCTGGACAGTTCCAGACTAATAGCCCATGACAGTGATAACCGCAGTGAAATACTTGAGGAGTTCATCTCATCGGATGAGCCTTTAGTTTTAATATCTCCTTCAATGGGTGAAGGGGTTGACTTGCCAGGTGATTTGTGCCGTTTTCAGATTATGTATAAGCTTCCATTTCCAGATTGGGGAGACAGGCAGATTAATCAGAGAACAAGCATTGATAGGGAATGGTATGATTATAAAACGTGCCTTAGTCTTGTTCAGATTCACGGAAGGGGAATGAGATATGATGGGGATTACTGCATAAGCTATTTTATTGACAATCGATTTAAAAGTTATGTTCGAGGCATTCTTCCTGACAGTTTCCTTCCGGATTCATTTAAATCATCAATCAGAGGCTTTGAAGTTGATTTAATAGAAAAGCAGAAACTTATTGAAATGGGGGAGGGATATGTTGAGGACAGGGACTATGAACCGGCAATCAGATTCTTCAGTGAACTGTTGGATAATGATTTGTTTGTAAATGATGCTTATCCTTATTTTAATCTCTCAAAACTCTATTGCGAGACGGAATTATATGA